From the genome of Schistocerca piceifrons isolate TAMUIC-IGC-003096 chromosome 6, iqSchPice1.1, whole genome shotgun sequence:
tatcgtatctcccatttcatcttcatctacatcctcttccattttcataatattgtcctcaagtacatcgcccttgtatagaccctctatatactccttccacctttctgctttcccttctttgcttagaactgggtttccatctgagctcttgatgttcatacaagtggttctcttatctccaaaggtctctttaatttccctgtaggcagtatctatcttacccctagtgagataagcttctacatccttacatttgtcctctagccatgcctgcttagccattttgcacttcctgtcgatctcatttttgagacgtttgtattcctttttgcctacttcatttactgcatttttatattttctcctttcagcaattaaattcaatatttcttctgttacctaaggatttctactagccctcgtctttttacctacttgatcctctgctgccttcactatttcattcctcagagttacccattcttcttctactgtatttctttccccttttcctgtcaattgttcccttatgctctccctgaaactctgtacaacctctggttctttcagtttatccaggtcccatctccttaagttgccacctttttgcagtttcttcagttttaatctacaggtcataaccaatagattgtggtcagacttcacatctgcccctggaaatgtcttacaatttaaaacctggttcctaaatctctgtcttaccattatataatctatctgataccttttagtatctccaggattcttccatgtatacaaccttcttttatgattcttaaaccaagtgttagctatgattaagttgtgctctgtgtagaattctatcaggcggcttcctctttcatttcttagccccaatccatattcacctactaagtttccttctctcccttttcctactaccgaattccagtcacccatgactattaaattttcgtcacccttcactatctgaataatttcttttatgtcatcatacatttcttcaatttcttcgtcaactgcagagcaagttggcatataaacttgtactactgtagtaggtgtgggcttcgtatctatcttggccacaataatggattcactatgctgtttggagtagcttacccgcattcctattcattattatacctactcctgcattacccctatttgattttgtgtttataaccctttagtcacctgaccagaagtcttgttcctcctgccaccaaacttcactaattcccactatatctaactttaacctatccatttccctttttaaattttctaacctacctgcccgattaagtgatctgacattccatgctccgatccgtagaacgccagttttctttctactgataacgacgtcctcttgagtagtccctgcccggagatctgaatgggggactattttacctccggaatattttacccaagaggacgccatcatcatttaatcatacagtaaagctgcatgccctcgggaagaattacggccgtagtttccccttgctttcagccgttcgcagtaccagcacagcaaggccgttttggttattgttacaaggccagatcagtcaatcatccagactgttgcccttgcaactactgaaaaggctgctgcccctcttcaggaaccacgcgtttgtctggcctctcaacagaaatccctccattgtggttgcacctacggtacggctatctgtatcactgaggcatgcaaacctccccaccaacggcaaggtccatggttcatggggggaggcgttCTCCAGTATGGTTatcaatttttcgcgtaagttcgtgggtagtctgtttttcagaattttgagaacatctacgtgcggtattggattgttccaatagggcgtcttattcaaatacttttcgaaatactttctcaacctgccgtttttgaggttgaacggttgtgggttgaatacctcacgtcgcagtctttcttggaccccagcagaccaatatttctccaaaaaAGCcagttcaaattgttcgtaggtgacgcactgttcagccatgtctgtggcccacaaaaatgcgtcgccttgtgtgaagcctactacatatctaatcatctgtgcctcagtccagtttcttggtaagacatttttaaatgctcatacgaatacgactggatgagtttttctgggttctgtggagaaaactggaaactgtctatgtttcaacaggttctcatcgactagaatcgtcgagatgcaaggcgacacgcctactgcctgttgcagcaccgcgtttggcgaatagccattgtttgcctgcgcCAGTGCGTgctttaacgaaatcggtcgtaatgaatgggattgatttgaaatttcgttaaagaagaataataaaatttatctgttgtttttaagttaattttctttcgtgcgaactttgttgtagaaccactctcttattttcgtgtgttaataaaaatttttactttcttaattattacgtatatttaaagaaaaaataatatttacgtgaactcatatgaactggttaagaatattaggttgagaattaagtcctttaaatcattcggccttggcatacactttcctgatgcagtggattttttgttaaatatttttactgaattttatcccggcactagccatagaacacaagattacctctattagcagaaaatgttttaattattgccaagccgacatttatcactgatcaaacctacttcattacacatttaagatattttgaaagaaccaaactgtttaaatttcaatgttaactaacattagctatctgcctacgaatgcacaaacgtataattaattcaaattttatcagccacaggatcactgaaaaagaagaacaatttcttaattcgccattgatttttatgcatctgttcccgatttacgggtttgctattgttggtcgcggcacagcccagcaacaccgctaaaaaatgctgaaaaattcttaaagaagttttatagatgacgtgggcaagctaatttacataaataattcacacttttgataaactctaatatatttagatcaaacaacaatacaactcacattaattcgtaacgcatcgtctaatggcggctaagtccagacagagacaaaagaagtctacccattcgtaaaaaactctttcacagtgtcctaccgcaatgacttctgaatagagaagaccaaagaatacataatgcattgtgcttaaatagtattgctgactattaacatttctttgcaaattgacgatattattctcttctggcaacatatctctgctatcgcaaatactgacacattttacaatcacataataaatacagaaaaaattcctatcctaaatacagacaaatattacaacaaaaaatataaggagaataacaaatgtcttttacaccacattcagttatatttttgttcaataattacgatatagacaacttgcccagagcggcgtatatggtacaaataaactctttttttttttttttaataacgtgagtttgccagggaacgttacattgccccctggcagcatttggcaaagagtttttacactttgacacaatggtgccagtaacgttctttacacttgtatattttacggaatggttcttttatttagtcccagggttatataagttcatggctcccccatttgggcgtaggcaaacaggaaacctgagcaaaactgtgccggagcccagccatcccagttggttcatggtcatttgaattaaatgcagttattcatttgaattaaattcagttcgtcacaaacggttacacaattacacaatatcacagtcacatacagttcgactgaagtttttttttgtgtgtgatactattattcgtgtgatacactacaaggtcacttgtcctacgtagtaaatgttcaatgtttatcgaaatgaagtcattgacatgttattcagtttatgtgaacataaaaaaaaaatcaataatgctgtatttggtgagcggtgcggagtgattgttgagcggcgctcggcgcggggcgctgactccgtgtaggtcaccgcccccggcgttgacagctacggcgcggaggggcgtggctgtctgtctggtctgctacgggctgctgcggccgctgcatagctgatgtagccggatgcgcgttggatatccgctcgcccgtgcgacgttttcttgcagtgctccaggaaacatgcaacaagttcagaaacagtgtactatccttataggcatttttcctgctgtgggaaagaacgcacacagttagtggcagttattactcagtaggccttcactagtctggtttgcacaatgtttcgttgtcacagtaacacgttttatgggcatacaatatttttcaccatgtcatgacttgtcattagtcacacgcaagttttcaccttaggacaaaatgtatcttcgtagtcaatgcgctttcctagcgtcccttgacacacaaagagttaaagtttgacactagcttgatccaccgtccgttatcggttcactgtttgtgtcgtgctagttccttgtccatttgcacacacggcgatgatacagttttttatcacttatacacaactattccgtgacgtattgctgcaggtttaacagtcactgtctgtctctgccgcacaatactgcacttttgtttaagttcctttatttttatttacaatgtccgctgtgcaattttttttttttttttttttttgtaatagcacattcgtaactctttaccaaggtgtgatatttgcgtacatggtaacaaaatattaaaatttggtattattttgcccaaaagtcatctatattcgtgttcgagtagattttatttgtgcattccagccggattcaggcatattgttcaataactcctttgaactcatgtcacactttactatcaacgtcctacgtaactacagtgtagtctctgtaggcaaaaattgacttggactgtatctggctagctcttttttactgtttgaatctgcacatgcttcaattgaagcttctttgtgcgtaactttgcattacataaatttgcaacaagtttgcctcccgtggtgccctcgggtcactactgggtgcattattttctctaataacattggttagataataaagttctcagggcctcatattattgatattattctgggttcgaatctgtcaatctgacagctacacatatatacatacatacacataatagagaagattgtgccaagaaatatttcaaatttgggcacatagaaaattatgtagtacactaactaatcattactaaaatgttctttttgattgaactctgtcacagcttaacactacaaataattgcactaatcagattatctgtgcaaacatttagagcatgttctagataacacaaattaaaagagtacataacacaaatatccatacacatgagaaagtcaattatattcttataactaaacacttctacactagtacattatctctaaagatcacacatcattaatgttcattatttacaaaagaatggtgtccacataggactattagtcttttactgtaggaatgcttttacatccttacgcggatacagtccccgtactctccctgagtggggatctgctaagagatagctacactcatgtggcacacttactactctaaaaggtccattgtacaccaatgggcgggtatggtataatttgcaagtcattaaatagctcaaagcctggtggtcactgaatactttgacttctttaccatagatgtaatagttaaatttctttaccgcccaaaccactgcaagagcctctaattcggtagcagaatatgctctctcgcagctgtttagtgtgcggctggcaaatccgattacattgattgttgtggggtcgttgctcctgtcccactgaaataaacacgcgcccagaccgtatgaacacgaatctgtcgctatacaaaaatcttttgtcatgtctgggtgtcgcagtatgttggcgttcaccaaggcatttttgatagcgtcaaatgcgcgttgacattcttctgtccacacccagtgcgcatttttacgcaacaggctcaataaagattcgttattcattaattggtttggaacaaaccgtctaaaaaagatgctagacctataaatgctttgagctgtttcttagttctcggactaggaaacccacgaattacatcaagttttttgctgtcaggcttgatgccttgtggtgttattatgtgacctagaaatttaatctgattacgtccaaatttggatttatcaagattcgctgttactcccgcttgcttaaacctttctaaaactttactcagtagttctacgtgctcctcccaggtggcagtggcaatcactagatcgtctacatacactgttaccctttgcagcaaatccggacctaaaaccgcgtcgagggctgttataaaaactcctgcacttacatttaggccgaaaggtagtaccctaaattggtagctccttcccccaaatataaatgcagtatatttcctcgactcgggtgtgagcaggatttgccagaaagaacttctcatatcaatagatgtcaaatattgcactccatgaaatttttgaatttgctcatcaagattttccggatgagtcctaacaggtacaataatttcatttatgtctctcgcatctagtactaaccgtacctgtccgtctgcttttgctaccgccaccaaaggactactataagggaacaaagacggttctattattccccactcgatcagttttcttatttctttagctactatttccttcttggaccaaggaatggagtatgaggctcgacagtaagttttgtgaggctttacctcgatattgtactgatatcccttaacaattcctggtcgttctgaaaatacatctgcataattagataataactgtaccaaatcctgctgttgcatagagttcaaattttcggactgtgatactttgttcacaagtgcgtccacatttgcttttaattgatcatcttgtacgtcaggataatagagattctgacctagacaatgattgtctaaatgtagtatccactgattcctacaccttatgttaatagcgttacaattaggtacaggtacctcttcagatctgagcatggacaattctattctcctaccagcattcatcaagcttaattttccccgagaaaggtcgattattgcgtccctttctcttaaaaaatctacccccaaaatgcaggctacctttaaaccctttactaccaggaatgagcacgctatggcttcatcccctacatacatctctacccgcacttggagtttaattatttgtcgctgtgcacttatggctccagtgactttacaattattcacgggaaaagtcagcatacgcctttccttccccagtactttgaataagtccatactcataacactgacagtagcacctgtatctacgaccgcttgcacatcaatattgttaattttgatctctattatcgcttgtactttgtctttgtgctcctttatgcacgtggatggttcagttattaattcatctcccatctgtaccccgtcattatacctaaggatacagattttttcggtgttttgttctgtgtcgggctgctctcactccaaacctcagccgacgatggagagcgtatctcggctgcatctagtttgttgaattattgctagtggatgggcgtggctgctctgtgtcactgacctccactatgtgcacgttgtgttgcgtcggccgccacggttgcgcaattggcgcattttgtggtggcggtcggttattgtcatatctatcactgttttgccggtccggactgggcctctggttctgcggccaagttcggtttgcatcattataagtattagtattgttcggccccctggcatttttccatctattattgcttggtgggcctgtctcataccggtcatcgaacctccttttccggtcattatccaccggcggactattgccgttccggtctctacctctatttccgttttgtgcatactcctgtctcctattattacctccgacgtttccattacttggtggaggcgtgttatttctaccatttctataaccatttccgttacttctagcctgttcagaggctgccttaacgtcctcctgaatcaggtcaattgagtccagaacagacaagaaatgttccatatcattttcaggcacgtgtataagtttttcctttacatgtatcggcaagtgtgatttcaaaagcctgatcaaatcccgggatgaaatctgttcgtcccagtaacgggtcttattaatgtacttctcgaaatattttcgcaaattgcctagtcgtggagaatatggctctggattatatacctccttccgtaatctctcctggatacatgttgaccaatatttggccaagaatgctttttcaaattgctcatatgtatcacaactgtcagctgcttcggttgcccataatgcagcatctccttgtatgtaagacataacgaactgtattttctgggtatgactccaaacgctaggcaaaatgtttctaaatcccttgataaacactacagggtgaacagatttcttctccgttgtaaagatctgaaactgtcggttcctaatcaagctttcttcaatcactactttggaatgacatttatttgtttcgcttacattggttgcctgttctgtctcgcagtcgcaattttttactgcagtatttatatgcctatcattgttggacctggctggcgtgacatacgcccgtgcctcgtcatgccgcaagctaagctccatctcggcaagacgacggtccacactccgctgccacagcggaatgtctttgtgcactatcctttttagatcttgcacatccgcacttgagcccacatctctggcctcaattgcggcgtgcactttctgatctatttcttttatgacttcattttctactttgtgcacttgttcgatcactttgttctcaattacttgagttgtgtcaatttctagttgttcgaccctattagtcaggacactgatttcctctactatattggcgttagccacttgaacactatctactctttcgcttaattcttgcaccgttttgggtatggtttcatatttttgtttcaaactaacaatctcactttgcataacttctaaagtttgcatcaactgcaagtccctctcatgcaggcgtcggtcacgctctgcttgtttagcatcacgttctctatcgcgctctgcttgtttggcaaattcagctaccaatctctggtcacgctctgcttgttcagcatcacgttctctatcgcgttctgcttgcatacatgcaaattcagctaccaatctctggtcacgctctgcttgttcagcatcacgttctctatcgcgttctgcttgtttagcatcacgttctctatcacgctctgcttgcacacgtacaaattcagcttggaaattgagcatgcgctcgaacatatctcttaatgattgcacttctgacacctcaccactctctggtccgtgtccagtgcttgcggatggcacagtatttccgctatcaactgaatcactgggtggcaatggcaacatttcttgtccttctgcccccagattctcacattgtacttcctgaactacgtcactaacattactttgtgtcccactttccaactcggtatcactacttactgactgttgctcattatccatgttgatatctttctgactacgcaatctaaccatagtaaacaaaagaaataaaatctgaactaaatatcctaacactcaggtttcactgacataatcacacaagaaatggacattaactaatacacacttactatatactacaatgactaactatctaaatgtcctgttattttaaaacaatttactaacaacaagcacaccactaatgatccgagaacactgcactgaggctactttactacccacaggacaactacactgtagctttaccttttggtgatctatcttgggtgcagctgccccctgatattgtggtaggtaattaatttttcgaaatattgagctctcttcttcagcttgcctctgggtacatagtgttctcatgcaaaaaatcatacacaggtattaccacacaatattggttatgcaatacatacaatacatagaaaaattattaaatgttctgcaacaaagttcgactatattaattccctagttatctcacgggtatttagtggccactgcatattcgtgccccacgttgggcgccaatttaacgaaatcggtcgtaatgaatgggattgatttgaaatttcgttaaagaagaataataaaatttatctgttgtttttaagttaattttctttcgtgcgaactttgttgtagaaccactctcttattttcgtgtgttaataaaaatttttactttcttaattattacgtatatttaaagaaaaaataatatttacgtgaactcatatgaactggttaagaatattaggttgagaattaagtcctttaaatcattcggccttggcatacactttcctgatgcagtggattttttgttaaatatttttactgaattttatcccggcactagccatagaacacaagattacctgtATTAGCAGAaaagttttaattattgccaagccgacatttatcactgatcaaacctacttcattacacatttaagatattttgaaagaaccaaactgtttaaatttcaatgttaactaacattagctatccgcctacgaatgcacaaacgtataattaattcaaattttatcagccacaggatcactgaaaaagaagaacaatttcttaattcaccattgatttttatgcatctgttcccgatttacgggtttgctattgttggtcgcggcacagcccagcaacaccgctaaaaaatgctgaaaaattcttaaagaacttttatagatgacgtgggcaagctaatttacataaataattcacacttttgataaactctaatatatttagatcaaacaacaatacaactcacattaattcgtaacgcatcgtctaatggcggctaagtccagacagagacaaaagaagtctacccattcgtaaaaaactctttcacagtgtcctaccgcaatgacttctgaatagagaagaccaaagaatacataatgcattgtgcttaaatagtattgctgactattaacatttctttgcaaattgacgatattattctcttctggcaacatatctctgctatcgcaaatactgacacattttacaatcacataataaatacagaaaaaattcctatcctaaatacagacaaatattacaacaaaaaatataaggagaataacaaatgtcttttacaccacattcagtaatatttttgttcaataattacgatatatacaacttgcccagagcggcgtatatggtacaaataaactctttttttttttttaataacgtgagtttgccagggaacgttacagtgcACATCGCTGGACTGGGCGcatgatgttctgcgttattgacatcgtaatctggcacgggcgaataagtgttGCGCTGCCTGCTGCTTGACgcaggcaagtcatttgaaacattcagtctaacaacaatttccttgcgtattctgtcctcggctactttgatttcattacctaatttttcaaaaagttttgtttcccggtcagttattgattcatttacattaccattttctaaagtttcatttattttgataatgtctgtgttgatacgtcgagtctcctgtttcagaaaaccgacttcttcgttaactttattaacttggtcaggtatttcttcacatgcgcactgtactcttgttaaatttaattgaatagcctgtacgttttcatgtatttctttttgtacggtttgtgtttgattgtgtgtttctactatttctgacagttcctgatcctgtttgtttgtaagatctgacaatttcttttctaagtcatttgccaatacattgtatacactattgactgttttgatgactttgtcttcgatcttttgatcgattttattggtgagtttatttaagcgttgatcgaaatgtctgtgcatgttttcaaattgcgtgtttacacttgaaaactgctgttggaacccaaattccatgtttgacaattttatgtttatcatgttgtggctgatttctagattcgacagttttgtgttggttgtgttgtggctgatttctagattcgccagttttgtgttcgttgtgttgtggatGATTGCTAGATTCGCCACTTTTGTGGTCCATGTGTTGTGActgatctttaaatcagataattgctcactcacatttgacatcagactatataaagCCTCAAGTGTAACTGGCGAagcgtgtgtgtttgtatttatgccattatttgctgccattgtttctctgccacggtctgattgaatcgaaaccgggctaggttcactgatttcacgtgaaatattttaatctgatctggtaatcgatgcttcatcgactgtgcacaaggtttcatttgcaagtggttcgttattgttaatccctgtggagtgcaattgaattgtatttacttctacattatgttgtgccaaaaaactaattgcgtcatcatttacgtcactattgtcagaatcggtgacgtgtccatgaacatttgtcaaattaaaaatCTCCGATTCGATCgtggagatattatttttatctgtactttactgaatctaaatctttaaattgtcTCGCAGTTGAGTTAATAAAAAGATCTCGCGACTGTTATGGGTgtgcgtcggaaatttacaagatggcgcactacgtcttctaattctgcgattgttgaacataaaaagtaattatcaaagtgtaattgtgtgttgccacaaacactaccaggattttaatatggaaaggaaaaggttCTGCAGTAAGTGGAgttaagccaaggtgcagccactgcatgcatttgcgctttcctaccttaattctggctgagctgcgtc
Proteins encoded in this window:
- the LOC124803173 gene encoding E3 ubiquitin-protein ligase BRE1A-like, whose amino-acid sequence is MDNEQQSVSSDTELESGTQSNVSDVVQEVQCENLGAEGQEMLPLPPSDSVDSGNTVPSASTGHGPESGEVSEVQSLRDMFERMLNFQAEFVRVQAERDRERDAKQAERDRERDAEQAERDQRLVAEFACMQAERDRERDAEQAERDQRLVAEFAKQAERDRERDAKQAERDRRLHERDLQLMQTLEVMQSEIVSLKQKYETIPKTVQELSERVDSVQVANANIVEEISVLTNRVEQLEIDTTQVIENKVIEQVHKVENEVIKEIDQKVHAAIEARDVGSSADVQDLKRIVHKDIPLWQRSVDRRLAEMELSLRHDEARAYDQDATVEDDVCEEEMKALDKTLTSLFSEKRATIRGSKRPPGRYELISPLMASEGIATCISFADTVTFGTEKHAYKMTISYMTNGVDKRQII